In Halobacteriovorax marinus SJ, the following proteins share a genomic window:
- a CDS encoding LuxE/PaaK family acyltransferase, protein MKSLEVVDKKSLSRVEELCNLERPYEYSNENDKLFVEAMKENILWHRERNEFYRKLLNSRKFDTSKLVDIKDLREVPFIIANFFKYHETKSVTEEEVYLHLTSSGTTGQKSQIFFDEWTIGSAQAMVDKIFNSYGWISQEKVNYLLFTYEPEEGSKLGTAYTDNFLCKYAPINEVKYGLRFLGKDEGHKFDVFGCIEALQKFEKEGRAVRVFGFPSFFYFTLTKMKELGIAPLKLNKDSLVFLGGGWKGHQDKAISKKEFYSLCEEMLGIPNERLRDGFGSVEHCIPYVECSEHRFHIPVWSRVLIRDVDTLEPVEEGKPGYLNLISPYITSVPANSVLMGDLAIVKSECSCNLNTPWFEILGRAGISKNKSCAVAASELLEKI, encoded by the coding sequence ATGAAGTCACTTGAAGTTGTAGATAAGAAGTCATTATCTAGAGTCGAAGAACTCTGTAACCTTGAGCGTCCTTACGAGTATTCGAATGAAAATGACAAACTCTTTGTTGAGGCCATGAAGGAAAATATTCTCTGGCATAGAGAGAGAAATGAGTTTTATAGAAAATTATTGAACTCTAGAAAGTTTGATACAAGTAAACTTGTAGATATCAAAGATCTTCGTGAAGTTCCTTTCATTATTGCAAACTTTTTTAAATATCATGAGACTAAGTCAGTGACTGAGGAAGAGGTTTATCTTCACTTAACATCATCGGGAACGACGGGACAAAAATCTCAAATTTTCTTTGATGAGTGGACCATAGGTAGTGCTCAGGCAATGGTTGATAAGATATTTAACTCCTATGGATGGATCAGCCAAGAGAAAGTAAATTACTTACTCTTTACCTATGAACCAGAAGAGGGAAGTAAGCTCGGTACTGCATACACAGATAACTTCTTATGTAAGTATGCACCAATAAATGAAGTTAAATATGGATTGAGGTTTCTTGGAAAAGACGAAGGTCATAAATTTGATGTCTTTGGATGTATAGAAGCTCTACAGAAATTTGAAAAAGAGGGACGTGCGGTAAGAGTTTTTGGATTTCCATCTTTCTTTTACTTCACTCTAACTAAAATGAAAGAGCTAGGTATCGCGCCATTAAAATTGAATAAAGACTCCTTGGTCTTCTTGGGCGGAGGCTGGAAAGGGCATCAAGACAAGGCCATTTCTAAAAAAGAATTCTATTCTCTGTGTGAAGAGATGCTTGGTATACCTAATGAAAGATTGAGAGATGGGTTTGGATCAGTAGAGCACTGTATTCCCTATGTGGAGTGCTCTGAGCATCGATTTCATATTCCTGTTTGGTCACGAGTACTGATTAGAGATGTCGATACTCTTGAGCCTGTCGAAGAGGGAAAGCCTGGATATCTTAATTTGATATCACCTTATATTACGTCGGTTCCTGCAAATAGTGTATTGATGGGCGACTTGGCCATTGTAAAGAGCGAGTGCTCATGTAATTTAAATACACCTTGGTTTGAAATCTTGGGACGTGCAGGGATTTCAAAGAATAAGAGTTGTGCCGTGGCAGCTAGTGAGCTCTTGGAGAAAATATGA
- a CDS encoding GNAT family N-acetyltransferase, translated as MNTVIEHAKLTDVNELLSLYLSVYGEDYPLDIGTKRSVMEEALNHPEENHWYVMRCTDSNQIIVSGIIQIERENLIGKLSGVAVHDEYRKHGLATGFIGHVVNEVLKEKKLVNSIYATARTISHSSQTMLMKNGFIPLGFFPNCRRIKTYETLALLAIFADGVLEKRKVPTVVPESVEPFYSLVEKEITGNDAHFDTAPCLIKRDHQFKDLTCKEGEFEFIFAKNFVEKRFDETFKEDRESVFYPFHRPNLLISNMEEGIEIFAAFSKKDHYCVIITANKSIISLGEKINKMLFAMKEIGIYYVETMVRSDRREPICFLTENNFLPSAVYPAMRFEEGVGQDYILLARTMVPLDFSELSIHKSFKPYLDQYAKQWIDMHLNILRVNS; from the coding sequence ATGAATACAGTCATAGAGCATGCCAAATTAACTGATGTTAATGAGTTATTGTCACTGTATTTGTCAGTCTACGGTGAAGACTATCCTCTAGATATTGGAACAAAACGATCGGTTATGGAAGAGGCCCTCAATCATCCAGAGGAAAACCATTGGTATGTGATGAGATGTACCGATTCAAATCAAATTATAGTATCTGGCATTATTCAAATTGAAAGAGAAAACCTAATTGGTAAATTATCAGGGGTTGCTGTTCACGATGAATACAGAAAGCATGGGCTTGCTACAGGGTTCATTGGCCATGTTGTAAATGAGGTCCTTAAAGAAAAGAAACTTGTAAATTCAATTTATGCGACTGCAAGGACTATCTCTCACTCTTCGCAAACAATGTTGATGAAGAATGGATTTATTCCACTTGGCTTTTTTCCAAATTGTAGAAGAATCAAAACCTATGAGACTTTGGCCCTACTTGCAATTTTCGCAGATGGAGTTCTAGAAAAAAGAAAAGTTCCTACTGTTGTTCCAGAATCTGTAGAGCCATTTTATTCTCTCGTTGAAAAAGAGATTACTGGAAATGATGCTCATTTTGATACTGCCCCTTGTTTAATTAAGAGAGATCATCAGTTTAAGGATTTGACTTGTAAAGAGGGAGAGTTCGAATTTATTTTTGCAAAGAACTTCGTGGAGAAGAGATTTGATGAAACCTTTAAAGAGGATAGAGAGTCAGTCTTTTATCCATTTCACAGACCCAATCTTCTTATCTCCAATATGGAAGAGGGGATTGAAATATTCGCGGCCTTTAGTAAGAAAGATCACTACTGTGTCATCATTACGGCCAATAAAAGTATTATCTCATTGGGAGAGAAAATTAATAAGATGCTCTTTGCAATGAAGGAAATTGGAATCTACTACGTAGAAACAATGGTTCGATCTGATAGAAGAGAGCCAATATGCTTTTTAACTGAAAATAACTTTCTTCCCTCAGCTGTTTATCCGGCAATGAGATTTGAAGAAGGCGTTGGGCAAGACTATATTCTCTTGGCAAGAACAATGGTACCACTAGACTTTAGTGAGCTTTCAATCCATAAGTCATTTAAGCCATATCTTGATCAATATGCAAAACAGTGGATTGATATGCACCTAAATATTCTTAGGGTGAACTCATGA
- a CDS encoding histidine triad nucleotide-binding protein yields the protein MSDCIFCKILKDEIPSTRVYEDDSVIGFRDLSPMAKEHLLFIHRDHTENVNEISDSDPAQLSDIFKAISSYTKSNDLSKKGFRVVTNLGSDGGQTVFHTHFHVLGGEKLSGFGS from the coding sequence ATGAGTGATTGTATTTTTTGTAAGATCTTAAAGGATGAGATTCCCTCAACAAGAGTCTATGAAGATGATTCTGTAATTGGCTTTAGAGACTTAAGTCCTATGGCCAAAGAGCACTTACTCTTTATTCATAGAGATCATACAGAAAATGTAAATGAAATCTCAGATAGTGATCCTGCTCAACTAAGCGATATCTTTAAAGCCATTTCTAGCTACACAAAATCAAATGATCTCTCTAAGAAAGGTTTTAGAGTTGTGACAAACTTAGGTTCCGATGGCGGTCAAACTGTTTTTCACACACACTTCCATGTCTTAGGGGGAGAGAAATTGTCCGGATTTGGTTCATAA
- a CDS encoding acyl-CoA reductase: MMSILCQGKYLEELTKTELIRYVLEGMSTDLHLDEIIDCLDHFSKNVESLEMDAFLLAEIKEFCSKDSLKQKIVSELGNHEPFSIKKNEFQNAEMEGYAPLGSLLHITSANSEGLSFLALVEGLISQNMNIVKLSRRDDDLCFKLVEQLLKHDRSEKLQKRILLLKNQTLDLSDLIDVVDGVSCWGGDSALESIKAKVPNNKRFIPWGHKISFALIDNNSANAETSRKLVDEILLNNQQACSAPQVCYLLDASYEQLMDFAQLLSDSFSTHEDCNELDLDIQQRAELTNYNELLRLESLFLEKNLITSKKGEWRIYIEKNSDFKASPLNRTIWIKSITSNNIVETFQKHRGYLQTVGLSISEDNFDVINYILKAGVTRVRELGRMQESYGGEPHDGEYALRRFVKRVSLDLDILKRNYRLDEKSEGRQIINKSLPVMTKEDFQSLSLDDERNKLFFRSGGSSGKSALSTFSYHSYHTQMLAASEGLYAAGLDPKNDRCMNLFFGGGLYGGFLSFFTILEKMKALQFPMAAYEDLEFVAESIVEYQVDTLLGMPSYIVELFTKKGSILKKGCIKKIFFGGEHFPEKMKTLLIKDYGVEIIRSASYGSVDAGPLGFQCEYCEGSIHHLNESIQSLEVLSLESDKEVPDGEVGRLVFTSKARETLSIDRYDLGDLGRIVKDKCRCMRKGLRFELLGRAGDIFRSGGTFFNFLKFEKILKDSFEYSDQFQIILTNESTKDTINLYLNGITIEEVDFASKYKDLSEAFCHELTTDFKVIKSLSSDFISSKSSGKILRVVDQRKY; encoded by the coding sequence ATGATGAGTATTTTATGCCAGGGAAAATATTTAGAAGAGCTTACAAAGACAGAACTAATTAGATACGTGTTAGAGGGGATGTCTACTGATCTTCACCTCGATGAAATCATAGATTGCTTAGACCATTTTTCAAAAAATGTTGAGAGTCTAGAGATGGACGCCTTTCTTCTTGCCGAAATAAAAGAATTTTGTAGCAAAGATAGTCTCAAACAAAAGATCGTCTCTGAGCTTGGTAATCACGAACCATTTAGTATAAAGAAAAATGAATTCCAAAATGCTGAGATGGAGGGCTACGCACCTCTAGGAAGTCTATTGCATATCACTTCGGCAAACTCTGAAGGCCTTTCATTTCTTGCCTTAGTTGAAGGACTAATATCACAAAATATGAATATCGTTAAACTCAGCAGAAGAGATGACGATTTATGTTTTAAGTTAGTAGAGCAATTACTTAAGCACGATAGAAGCGAAAAACTGCAAAAGAGAATTTTACTTTTAAAGAATCAAACTTTAGATCTCTCAGACTTGATTGATGTGGTCGATGGAGTTTCGTGTTGGGGTGGTGATAGTGCTCTTGAGAGCATTAAAGCGAAAGTACCAAATAATAAGAGATTTATACCTTGGGGACATAAAATATCTTTTGCCCTTATTGATAATAACTCAGCTAACGCAGAGACTAGTCGAAAATTAGTTGATGAGATTCTCTTAAATAATCAACAGGCATGTTCAGCTCCTCAAGTATGTTACTTACTAGACGCAAGCTATGAGCAATTGATGGATTTTGCGCAATTATTATCTGATTCATTCTCTACACATGAGGACTGCAATGAGCTTGATTTGGATATTCAACAAAGAGCTGAACTCACAAATTATAATGAATTATTAAGACTTGAATCTCTATTTTTAGAAAAAAATCTAATTACTTCTAAAAAGGGTGAGTGGAGAATTTATATAGAGAAGAATAGTGATTTTAAGGCCTCTCCTTTAAATAGAACTATTTGGATCAAGTCTATTACTTCGAATAATATAGTTGAAACTTTCCAAAAACATAGAGGCTACTTGCAGACAGTAGGTCTTTCAATTTCTGAAGATAACTTTGATGTCATCAATTACATCTTAAAGGCAGGTGTGACGAGAGTAAGAGAACTTGGAAGAATGCAGGAATCTTACGGAGGCGAGCCTCATGATGGAGAGTATGCTTTAAGAAGATTTGTTAAAAGAGTCAGTCTTGATCTAGATATTCTAAAAAGAAATTATCGTCTAGATGAAAAAAGTGAAGGGCGACAAATTATTAATAAGAGTTTACCCGTAATGACTAAGGAAGATTTTCAAAGCTTATCTCTTGATGATGAGAGAAATAAGCTCTTCTTTAGAAGTGGGGGAAGCTCAGGTAAAAGCGCGCTCTCTACATTCTCTTACCATTCATATCATACACAGATGTTGGCGGCCTCTGAGGGGCTCTATGCTGCTGGTCTTGATCCTAAGAATGATCGATGTATGAATCTCTTCTTCGGTGGAGGTCTGTATGGAGGATTCTTAAGTTTCTTTACAATATTGGAAAAAATGAAGGCCTTGCAATTTCCTATGGCCGCATATGAGGACTTAGAGTTTGTCGCAGAATCTATTGTTGAGTATCAAGTTGATACACTACTGGGAATGCCATCATATATTGTGGAACTCTTCACTAAAAAAGGTAGCATTCTAAAGAAGGGTTGCATAAAGAAGATCTTCTTTGGTGGAGAGCACTTTCCTGAAAAAATGAAGACTCTTTTAATTAAAGATTATGGGGTTGAGATTATACGCTCCGCTAGCTATGGGTCAGTTGATGCTGGACCACTTGGCTTTCAATGCGAGTACTGTGAAGGTTCTATCCATCATTTAAATGAAAGCATACAGTCACTAGAGGTTTTATCTCTAGAGTCTGATAAAGAAGTGCCTGACGGTGAAGTGGGCAGATTAGTCTTCACGTCAAAGGCCCGAGAGACGCTATCGATTGATAGGTATGACTTAGGGGACCTTGGAAGAATTGTTAAAGATAAATGTCGTTGTATGAGAAAAGGGCTACGCTTTGAGCTTCTAGGGAGAGCTGGAGATATCTTTAGAAGTGGTGGAACTTTTTTTAATTTTCTTAAGTTCGAAAAAATCCTAAAAGATAGTTTTGAATATAGTGATCAATTTCAAATTATACTT